The Miscanthus floridulus cultivar M001 chromosome 7, ASM1932011v1, whole genome shotgun sequence genome includes a region encoding these proteins:
- the LOC136462485 gene encoding uncharacterized protein isoform X1, which produces MAAASPPPLLLRLLALALALAGAAAGKISGPRTPISRDIYHSSDSLLREIKALVARHSDKLSMDTIRTSNKGYSAELFVVTFNHLKENMDNGSKVHILLSFGQHGRELITSEVALHLLYILTEKPKIAGVDLSSFEKLLENLVIKVVPMENMNGRKLVEEGELCDRRNGRGVDLNRNWSVDWGMKEKDYDPYEENPGIAPFSEPEAQIMRELSRSFKPHIWVNVHSGMEALFMPYDHKNTTPNGVSAHLMRSVLENLNRRHFQNSCLVGSGGGSVGYLAHGTTTDYMYDIAKVPMPFTFEIYGDEKASTDDCFKMFNPIDKKTFDRVINKWCMAFLILFEEGLRNLRDAQIVSQGTLENWVPIGGGIVERNVERKSSRDRRKLEGLDLGMQELRTYFRLFLLSTFLLMFMFCTRISKSRNRDSGSLFDP; this is translated from the exons ATGGCCGCCGCatcccctcctcctctcctcctccgcctcctggcCCTAGCCCTGGCTCTCGCCGGGGCCGCCGCGGGCAAGATCTCGGGCCCCCGCACCCCGATCTCGCGCGACATCTACCACTCCAG TGACTCTCTTCTGCGTGAAATCAAGGCTTTGGTTGCTCGGCATTCCGACAAATTGAGC ATGGACACtatcagaacaagcaacaaaggCTATTCTGCGGAGCTGTTTGTAGTTACATTTAATCACTTGAAGGAGAATATGGATAATGGCTCGAAAGTTCATATCCTTCTG AGCTTTGGGCAGCATGGCAGAGAACTTATTACCTCTGAAGTTGCATTACATCTTCTCTATATTTTAACGGAGAAGCCTAAGATCGCTGGTGTGGATCTTTCATCCTTTGAGAAACTGCTGGAGAACCTTGTGATCAAG GTTGTGCCAATGGAAAATATGAATGGTCGCAAACTTGTTGAAGAAGGGGAACTTTGTGATAGGAGAAATG GAAGAGGAGTTGATCTTAACAGAAATTGGAGTGTTGACTGGGGAATGAAAGAAAAG GACTACGACCCATATGAGGAGAATCCTGGTATTGCTCCTTTTAGCGAACCTGAGGCCCAGATCATGAGGGAACTATCCAGGTCGTTTAAACCTCATATTTGGGTGAACGTGCATTCTGGAATGGAG GCCTTATTTATGCCATATGATCACAAGAATACCACACCAAATGGAGTGTCTGCACATTTGATGCGGTCAGTCCTAGAGAATTTGAACCGTCGCCATTTCCAAAATAGCTGCCTAGTTGGGTCAGGTGGTGGATCTGTTGG ATATCTTGCACATGGTACGACAACTGATTACATGTATGACATTGCAAAGGTGCCAATGCCATTCACCTTTGAG ATATATGGAGATGAGAAAGCATCTACCGATGACTGCTTCAAAATGTTCAATCCTATTGACAAGAAAACATTTGAC AGAGTCATTAACAAGTGGTGCATGGCATTTCTCATTCTTTTTGAGGAAGGCCTGCGAAACCTACGGGATGCCCAGATAGTATCACAAGGCACACTGGAAAACTGGGTTCCAATTGGAGGAGGCATCGTCGAGAGAAATGTGGAGCGGAAGAGTAGCCGTGACAGGAGGAAACTGGAAGGCCTCGACCTTGGAATGCAGGAGCTAAGGACTTACTTCCGGCTATTTTTGCTGTCAACATTCTTGTTGATGTTCATGTTCTGCACACGGATATCAAAGAGCAGAAACAGAGACTCAGGTAGCTTGTTTGATCCTTGA
- the LOC136462485 gene encoding uncharacterized protein isoform X2, with protein MARKFISFWFIVFQSFGQHGRELITSEVALHLLYILTEKPKIAGVDLSSFEKLLENLVIKVVPMENMNGRKLVEEGELCDRRNGRGVDLNRNWSVDWGMKEKDYDPYEENPGIAPFSEPEAQIMRELSRSFKPHIWVNVHSGMEALFMPYDHKNTTPNGVSAHLMRSVLENLNRRHFQNSCLVGSGGGSVGYLAHGTTTDYMYDIAKVPMPFTFEIYGDEKASTDDCFKMFNPIDKKTFDRVINKWCMAFLILFEEGLRNLRDAQIVSQGTLENWVPIGGGIVERNVERKSSRDRRKLEGLDLGMQELRTYFRLFLLSTFLLMFMFCTRISKSRNRDSGSLFDP; from the exons ATGGCTCGAAAGTTCATATCCTTCTG GTTCATTGTCTTCCAGAGCTTTGGGCAGCATGGCAGAGAACTTATTACCTCTGAAGTTGCATTACATCTTCTCTATATTTTAACGGAGAAGCCTAAGATCGCTGGTGTGGATCTTTCATCCTTTGAGAAACTGCTGGAGAACCTTGTGATCAAG GTTGTGCCAATGGAAAATATGAATGGTCGCAAACTTGTTGAAGAAGGGGAACTTTGTGATAGGAGAAATG GAAGAGGAGTTGATCTTAACAGAAATTGGAGTGTTGACTGGGGAATGAAAGAAAAG GACTACGACCCATATGAGGAGAATCCTGGTATTGCTCCTTTTAGCGAACCTGAGGCCCAGATCATGAGGGAACTATCCAGGTCGTTTAAACCTCATATTTGGGTGAACGTGCATTCTGGAATGGAG GCCTTATTTATGCCATATGATCACAAGAATACCACACCAAATGGAGTGTCTGCACATTTGATGCGGTCAGTCCTAGAGAATTTGAACCGTCGCCATTTCCAAAATAGCTGCCTAGTTGGGTCAGGTGGTGGATCTGTTGG ATATCTTGCACATGGTACGACAACTGATTACATGTATGACATTGCAAAGGTGCCAATGCCATTCACCTTTGAG ATATATGGAGATGAGAAAGCATCTACCGATGACTGCTTCAAAATGTTCAATCCTATTGACAAGAAAACATTTGAC AGAGTCATTAACAAGTGGTGCATGGCATTTCTCATTCTTTTTGAGGAAGGCCTGCGAAACCTACGGGATGCCCAGATAGTATCACAAGGCACACTGGAAAACTGGGTTCCAATTGGAGGAGGCATCGTCGAGAGAAATGTGGAGCGGAAGAGTAGCCGTGACAGGAGGAAACTGGAAGGCCTCGACCTTGGAATGCAGGAGCTAAGGACTTACTTCCGGCTATTTTTGCTGTCAACATTCTTGTTGATGTTCATGTTCTGCACACGGATATCAAAGAGCAGAAACAGAGACTCAGGTAGCTTGTTTGATCCTTGA